The following is a genomic window from Gemmatimonadota bacterium.
CAGGTAGAGCACCAGCGCGGCGCCCCCCGCCGGCCACAGCATCAGCAAGTAGGGGACGTGGCTGATGGCGAACACCATCAGCATCAGCCCCCACTGGATGGTTCCCACCGCGCGCAGGAAGTCCTTCGTCTCCCCAATCAGCACCATGCGGGCGCTCACCAGCAGCATCACCCACACCGGGATGAACACGATGAACATCCCGTACCAGCCGCGCGCCACCCAGTAGTACTGCAGCGGGATGCTCAGGTAGGCCCAGAACAGCACCCGCCGGTCGGCCCGGCGGGTGGGGATGAGGCTCAGGTACTCCTTGAGCGCCAGGAACGAGACCAGCCCGAAGAACGCCACCGACAGGGTGCGGTCGATCATGATGGCGATGGCGAACACCGCCACCATCACCCACCAGGAGTTCACCCGCTGCCGCAGCTCGGTGTACTTCTCCGCCGGTCCCCGCCGCTGCAGCCAGGCGGTCACCGCGGTGGCCACCACCAGCAGCGCGAGGATGCCGCCCATCACCGCGCGGACCTGGGGGGTGAGCTGGGGGAAGTTCATGCCGTGCCCTCCGCCAGCGCGCGCCGGCAGCGATTGACGATGGTGACGGCGGCGAGCAGCGCCACCACGGCGAGGCCCACGTTGATCCACCGCCCCGCCGGCACCCCCAGGCCGAGCAGCAGCGCCAGCAGCCCGAAGGCGAAGGCGCGGTCCGACTTGCCCATGGGGCCGTCGTAGCGGCGGCTGGCCCCGATCTGCACCCCCACCACCCCCGCCATCTCGCTCACGATGGCCAGCACCACGATCCCCACCACCAGCCGGGGCGAGACCCACGGCACCGCGCCGAAGGGCAGGTACAGCGCGGCGTCGGCCAGCACGTCGGAGAGCTCGTTGAGCACCGCGCCGAGCCGCGACTTCTGGCCGTGCTCGCGGGCCAGCATGCCGTCGATGGCGTTGAGCGCCATCCGCGCGAACAGCACCGCCGGCACCAGCAGCAGCGGCCACCGCGCCGCCGGATGCAGCAGCAGGGCGAGCCCGGTGAGCGCCGAGAGCAGCGCGGCGAACACCGTCACCTGGTTGGCGGTGACGCCCATCCCGAACAGCGCCCGGGTGAGGGGCCGCAGCAGCGCCTGGAACTTCGGCTTGAGGTCGTAGATCGAGGCCATGTTACTCGCGGATCCGGCGGGAGAAGTCGGGGGCGTCGAGCGCGGCCCGGGCCCGGGCGTTGATGCGGAAGCGCTCGCGCGCGGCGGCCACGGGGCCGGTGGAATCGATCAGCCCGAGGCCCAGCGCCACCTCGTCGCTGTAGCCCGGCAGCACGATGCGCCAGCTCCCCGGGATCCGCCCCGGCGAGAGGGCATTGACGTGACGCACCAGGTTGAGGGTGCAGTTGTTGGTGAAGGTGTTGTAGAACTCCGGCCGCTGCCGCAGCGCGTTGGCCCGCTCGAGCATGGCCACCAGCACCGCGCGCACCACCGCGCGGTCGGCCCGCACCGGGTAGAGGAAGACGTCGTTGCCGTCGTACACCGCGCGGCGGCCGATCAGGTCCCGCTCGTCGCCCACCACGTACAGCAGCTCGAACCGCCGCAGCATCCCGGCGAGCACGCCGTACGACTCCCCCGCCTCCCGCCGCGCCTCCACGGAAATGGCCAGGTACCGCCCGTCGTCGAACCCGAACGACACGAAGGCGTGCGCCGGCCCGCGCCACTTCTCCGAGAACGGCACCAGCACGTACCAGGCGGTGGCCACCTGGTCCAGGTCGTAACTCCGGTCCTCCCACGCCGCGGTGTACGCCGTGGCGCTGGTCCAGCGGAAGTCGCGCACCCCGCGGATGGTCACCCGGCTCCCCTCGAACACCGCCTCCGGGAGCACCGACTGGTCCTCCGCCCAGCGCCGCTCCGCGGAGGGCCGCCGGAAGGCGAGCACCACGCCGGCCGCCACCACCAGCAGCGCCACCAGCGCGGCCCCCGCGGAGCCAGGTCATGCGGGGCACGGGGACGGGGGGACGGACACGGGCGCTCCTCGGCGAGGGAAACGGGGAACGGTGGCGCAGGGAATGGGGAGAAGTTTGGCGAGACCGGGAACGGACTCCAAGCCCCCGCGCCCCCGCCGGGCGGCCCTCACGGCGCGGGGTCGATCCCCACCAGCCGGAACGCCGGGTCGAACACCGCCACCTCCCACCGGTCCACCTCGGCGCCGGCCAGCCCGCCCAGCTGCACCAGGTACTGCTCGCCGGCCTGCACCACCGCCATCGGCACCGGGGGGGTGAGGCCGGTGCCACCGTGGGCCACCCGCGCGTAGGCGTACGAGGCCGCGAGGCAGACCGGCTCGAGCAGCACCAGCCGCGCCGCCTCCGGCGCCGCCGCGCGGAGGCCCAGGGTGGCGCGGCGCGCGGCGTCATTGCTGGCGAGCAGGAAGCGCATCCGCTCCAGGAAGGCGCCGGCCAGCGAGTCGCTGCTGCAGGTGGGGAAGTGGGAGGGGGGCTCCTGCGCGCGGAGCGGGGCGGCCGCGAGCAGCAGGAGCAGCACGGGGGCGGCGGCGCGGCCGCCGGTCACGTCCGGACCAGCCCCGCGAGCGGATGGTGGGCGCCGGTGGCGGGGAGCGGTTCTTCCGGCGCGCCCGGCCGCACAAAGCGCAGCAGCAGCGCCCGGAGCGCCACCTCGTGGGTGGGGAGGTGCTCGGTGGCCTCGAGCTCGATCCGCTCCCGCACCCGGCGCACCAGGCCGAACAGCTTGTACTCCTCGACCTTCACCACCAGCCGGAGCAGCCGGCCATCGGCGTCGTACAGCACCGGGTAGGCGCCGGCGCGGATGGCCTCGGCGGTGGCGTGGCGCAGCAGTTCGGCGGGGCTCGAGAAGGCCAGCAGGCTGCCCCGCGCGTCCACGAAGATCGGCGGACGGATCAACTGATCCCCTCGCGCACCGCCGCCAGCAGCTTCTCGGCGAAGAGGTCCACCTCGCGGGTGGTGGTGTACACGTTGGGCGTCACCCGGAGCCCGTTGAACTCGGCGTGCACGATCGGCGTCACCACGATCTTGTGCTTCTCCATCATCCACCCCACCAGCCGGTTGGGGTCGAGCCCCTCCACGTGCACCAGGCCGATGCCGGCGCCGAGCGGGCTGTCGAGCGGGGTGAGCACGCGGCAGCGGTCGCTCTCCCGGGTCACTCGCTTGGCCCACCGGTCGCGGAGGTAGCGGAGCCGCGCCACCTTGCGCTCCCCGCCGATGGCCTGGTGGAAGGCGAGCGCCACGCTGATGGCGTTGTGGTTGGCGGCGGGGTGGGTCCCGATCTCCTCGTACTTCCGGATGTTCTCGTCCATGCTCTCGGGCGCGGCCATGAGCGGCCAGAGCTGCTTCTGCCGCGCCTTGCGCACGTAGAGGAAGCCGGTGCCGATCGGGGCCAGCAGCCACTTGTGCAGGCTGGTGCCGTAGTAGTCGCAGCCCAGCTCGTCGCGGGTGAAGGGGAAGTGGGCAAAGGCGTGGGCCCCGTCCACGAACACCTCGATGCCGCGGGGGCGGCACCACTCCACCAGGGCGCGGACCGGCATGATCTGGCCGGAGAGGTTGGTGATGTGGGTGACCTCGATGACCCGGGTGCGGGGGGTGACCGCCGCCTTGAACTGCTCGACGATGTACTCGGCCGAGGGGGGCGGCAGCTTGACCGACACCTGCTTGAGCACGATGCCGTCGCGCCGCACCCGCTGCTCCCAGGCGGTGATCATCCGGCCGTAGTTCTGGTTGGTGACGATCACCTCGTCGCCGGCCTTGAGGTCGAGGCCGAGGATCATGGTCTCGTTGGCCTCGGAGGCGTTGCGGGTGATGGCCATCTCCTCGGGGTCGCAGCCGAACTCCCGGGCCAGCTCGCGGCGCACGCTCTCGATCCGGGGCTCCAGGGTCTGCCACATGTGGATCACGGGCAGTTCGTTGGAGAACCGGAGGTCCCGGATCATCTGGTCCAGGACGTGGGTGGGGGAGGGGCTCACCCCGCCGTTGTTGAGGTTGACGATCGACCGGTCGCAGTCGAAGGCCCGCTGGATCTCGCCCCAGAAGTCCTCGTCATCGGGGCGCCCGGCGGTGGGGCCGACGTCGAGCACCCGGCGCAGGGCGTCGGGGCGGAAGGCGGGGACGGCGGCGGCGCTCAGGGCGCCGGCGAGGAAACTGCGGCGACTGGCCATGTAAGCCTCGGTGGGAGAAGCAGTTCCAATCTACTGGCTGGGCCCCCTACCGCCAGACCGGGCCTTCCTCTATCCTTGTGCCCGGCTTCAGGGCGGCAGGAGGGGGCCAAGGCATGCCTTGGCCCCCCTCCCGTCTCCCCCCATCTCCCGTACATCAGCGCAGGGGCAGGACCATGGGAATCATCGCCAGCGAAATGCGGAAGGGCATGTGCCTCCTGTATGAGGGAGAGCCCTGCCGCGTGCTCGACTTCCACCATCATACCCCGGGCAACCTCCGCGCGATGGTGCAGGCCAAGCTCCGGAAGCTCCGCACCGGCACCCAGTTCGAGCACCGCTTCCGGTCCACCGACACGGTGGAGGTCGCCGACCTCGAGACCCACACGCTCGAGTTCCTGTACGCCGGCGGCGACAGCTACCACTTCATGAACACCGAGAACTTCGATCAGCTCGAGATGAGCGACGAGGACCTCGGCGACTCGGCGCAGTGGGTGGCGCCGGGGATGAAGATCATCGCCGAGTTCTTCAACGGGCGACCCATCGGCATCCAGCTCCCCAACGCCATGGTCTTCGAGGTGGTGGAGACCAACCCGGTGATGAAGACGGCCACCAAGAGCGCGTCGTTCAAGCCGGCCAAGCTGGACAACGGGGCGATGATCAACGTCCCCGAGTTCATCCAGACCGGCGAGAAGGTCCGGGTGAACCCCACCACCGGCGAGTACATCGACCGGGCCAAGTAAGCGCGCCGCCGGGGCGCCCGCCCCGCGCCGCCCCCACGGGGCCCGGCATCCGCCGGGCCCCGCGTCGTTCCCCCCCGCCTGACCCTTCCCGCCTCCTCCTCCGCTCCTTACCTTAGAACGTCCTCCCCCCGTCGAGAGCTGTGGCCGATCACCCCGGCGCCTCCGCCACCCAGGAACGCGCGGTCCTGCCGCGCGACATTGCGGTCTTCCTGCCGCTGCTCGGCATCGGCCTTCACAAGTGCACGGCCTACCCGCCGGGGCACCCGCTGCTCAAGTCCGCGCTCGACGCGGTGGCCAGCCACCTCCGGATCGTGCTGGTCAACCGGCCCTTCCTGCTGCTCGGCGTGGCGCGGGGCCAGCTGCTGGTGGAGGGGCTGGCCACCGACCCCGGCAACCCGGTGCTGCGCGACCTCGCCACCAAGCTGCACAAGCACCAGCTGGGCGCCATCAAGGTCTTCAACGGCGTGGACCGGGAGCAGGTCGAGGAGCTCCTCAAGGAGCTGAGCCAGGACCCGCGGCAGAAGACCATCGGCCGCGACCTCACCGAGTACGACACCCGCTGGGAACACATCCGCCTGATCCCGCCGGCCTACGACCGGCTGGAGCTCTCCGACAGCGACCAGAAGCTGGGGGACACCGCCCCCACCGAGAGCGCGGCCAGCCGCCTCTGGGTGGGGCTGGCGGCGGTGGCGGTGGCGCGCGAGGGCGCGCCGGAGCTGCACACCGACCCGCGGGCCATCGCGCAGGCGCTCAACCGGCGGGTGCGCGACCCGGCCGAGGCCAAGAAGATCATCGACTACCTGCTCGGCCTCTCCCGCGAGCTGCGCCGCTCCCATGGGCAGGAAGCGGACGTGCTCAAGGAGCGGCTGGGGATGCTGCTCAACCACATCACCCCCGAGGCGCTGCGCGAGCTGGCCACGCTGGGCGCCGACCTGGCGCAGCGGCGCCGGCTGGTGATGGACGCCGCGATGGTGCTCCCCGCCGGCGCGGTGCTCACCCTGATGCGCGCGGTGTCCGACGCCAGCTCGCAGGTGATGCCGCAGGCGATGATGCGGCTGCTCACCAAGCTGGCCTTCCAGGCGGAGAAGGGGTCGCAGTCGGTGCGGGAGGAGGCCGACCTGGCGCTGCGCGAGGCGGTGCGGCAGATGGTGGACAAGTGGACGCTCGACGACCCCAGCCCGGCGCCCTACGCCCGGGTGCTGGAGCGGCTGTCGCGGCACCCCTCGGGGGTGGCGCCGCCGGCCGAGGACCACAGCGCCCACGCCATCCGGATGGTGCAGATGGCGCTGGAGACCGACACCGTGGGCGACGCGGTGTGGTCGGCGCTGGAGGAGGTGGTGCGGGAGGGACAGGCCACCGACGTGGTGAAGATGGTGGAGGACCCGAACGTGGCCGAGGACATCCAGGAGCACTTCTGGGCGCACCTGGCCACGCCGGAGAACATGCGCATCCTGCTCGGCAACGAGCCGCGTGACACCGAGGTGGTGGAGCTGCTGCTGGAGCGGATGGGGATGACGGCGGCGGAGCCGATGCTGGAGAGCCTCGAGGTGGCGGACAACCGCGCCATGCGGCGGCGCCTGCTCACCCGGCTGGGGCGGCTGGGGCCGCTGATTGGGCCCATGCTCATCGAGCGGCTGCCGCCGGCGCCCTGGTACGTGCAGCGCAACCTGCTGGCGCTGCTGGGGAGCCTGCCGGAGATCCCCGCCGGCTTCACGCCGTCGCCCTACACCGGCAACGACGACTCCCGGGTGCGGCGCGAGGCGCTCAAGCTGATGCTGCGCATCCCGGGCCAGCGCGACGAGGCGATCATCATCTCCCTCGGCGACGACGACATCCCCAACGTGCGGCTGGGGCTGGGCGCCGCGCTGGAGGGGTGCCCCACCGGCGCGGTGGGCCGCCTGATGGCGCTGGTGAACGACCGCAAGGTGCCGGTCGAGATCCGCGCCCTGGCCATCCGGGTGCTCGGCACCATCCGGACGCCGGCCACCCGCGACTGGCTGGTGGCCCACGCCCAGAGCAAGCCGGGGTGGTTCCGCCGCAGCCGGCTGCTGCCGCGGAGCCCCGAGCTCATCGCCATCATCGGCGCGCTGGCCCGCGGCTTCCGCCAGGACGCGCAGGCCCAGCAGGTGCTCAAGCTCGCCGGCGAGAGCACCGATCCCTCGATCCGGCGCGCCGCCTCCGGCGTGGTGGTGGAGGAGGCTCCCAGTGAGTGACCCGGTCAAGTTCCTGACGTCCCTGGGCCAGGCGCTGTCGGCCACCTCGCTCTACCGCGACGGGCACCCGGCGCGGGAGCGGGCGCTCGACCAGGCCTGGCGCCAGCTGGAGGAGCTGCAGCGGTTCGACCCCTCGCCGCACTTCTCCTTCCTCGAGGACGAGGTCCTCTACCGGCAGCAGGCGCTGCGCGACTTCAAGGCCTGGGACTGGGCCCGCCGCCTGACCAAGGCGGGGGTGCAGCGGGTGGAGTTCGACCGCGACGCCACCCGGGAGGACCTCGCCACCTTCCTGGCCGAGGTGCACAAGAAGGTGGCCACCGGCGAGGACGACAGCAGCGAGGCGCGCCAGCTCCGGCGGCCCAGCATCCGGTTCGGCAACCTGAGCCTCCGGGGCGCCACCGCCGACATCGCGGTGGAGGTGGCGGAGGACGCCGCCGTGCCCTACACCCTCGACGACGAGATCGAGGCGGTGGGGTGGATCCACCACGAGGTGGAGCAGACCGAGGACCTGCCGCTGGCTGAGGCCAACGCGGTGGTGCGCTCGCTGTCGCTGGCCATGCACAGCCAGAGCCGCATGCTGCTGCCGCTGCTGCAGCTCAAGAACTACGACCAGTACACCACCACCCACGCCACCAACGTCTCGGTGCTCTCGATGGCGCTGGCCGAGTATATCGGCCTCTCCGCCAAGGACGTGCGCGAGTTCGGCATCGCGGGGCTGCTGCACGACCTGGGCAAGGTGCGGGTGCCCAAGGAGATCCTCACCAAGCGCGGCGCCCTCACCGACCAGGAGCTGGGGTGCTGCGCCGCCACCCGGTGGACGGCGCCCGGCTGATCCTGGCCCGCGAGAAGGCGCTCGACCTCGCCGCGACGGTGGCCTACGAGCACCACATCATGATCAACGGGCACGGCTACCCGCGCTTCCGCTACACCCGCGACACCCACTTCGCCAGCAAGCTGGTGCACGTCTGCGACGTCTTCGACGCGCTGTGCACCGCGCGGCCCTACCGCGACGCCTGGCCCACCGAGGTGGCCCTGGCCTACATGGAAGAGCGTACCGGGGTGGACTTCGACCCCCAGCTGGGCGAGGCGTTCACCGGGATGATGCGGCTGTGGAGCTACCAGCGCGTCGTCATGCCCACGGTCGCCGCCCCGCCGCCGCCCCCCGCCGTGACCCCGCCGCCCCTTCCGCCCCCCCCGCGCTGACCGGCCGCCGATGACCCCTGCCGCGGCCCTCGTCGCCCCCGCGCGGACCCGCATAGGCTATTCGATCCAGGTCGCCCTGTTCGCGCTCGCGGTCGTGGTGAGCGGGGCGGCCGGCTGGGCGCTGCGCGGGCTGCACGGCGGGGCGCCGCCGCTCTCGCCGCCCGCCGGCGTGGCGCTCGCCGGCCTGCTGCTCCTCGGCCTCCGGGCCTGGCCGGGGGTGCTGCTCGCCGAGCTCGCCCTCAACACCTTCCTGGGGATCCCCCCCGCCTCCACCCTGGCGCTGGCCTTGGGCAGCACGGTGAGCGCGGCGCTCCCCGCCTGGCTGCTCCGCCGCGCCGGCTGCTGCCTCGAGACCGTCGGCGGCGTGGGCCGCTTCCTGCTCGTCGCCGGCGTGCTCGGGCCCGTGGTCGCGGGAGTCGCGTCGCTGGGCGGCCTGACGCTGTGGGCCGACGCCAACCACGACTACCCGCTCACCTACCTGGCCTCGGTGGCCCTCGCCACCGGCGTGGCCAGCTTGGTGGTGACCGCGCCGCTGGTGGCCTGGCTCGGGCCGCGGCCGGCCGAGCGCCCCACCGGCCGGGGCTGGGAGCTGCTGGTGCTCGCCGGGGGCATCGGCGGCGCGCTGCTGCTCATCCACGCCAGCACCCCGCTCTACGCCCTGCTCGCCTTCCCGCTCATGACCTGGGCGTCGCTCCGCTTCGGGTCCCGCGGCGCCACCACGCTCACCGTGGCCTCCTACGTCCTCAGCGTCTTCGGCATGGGGCAGGAGCTGTCGCTGCTCGAGCCGGGCGTGCTCGAGCTCCAGGTGTTCTTCACCCTGCTGCACTTCGCCATCGGCGGCACCGGGCTGCTGCTCGCCGCCAGCGCGGCGGAGCGGCAGCGGGCCCAGGCCCTGGAGTACCGCGCCGACGACCAGTACCGCGCGCTGCTGGCCGCCTCGCCGCTGGCCATCGTGGGGCTCGACCGCGCCGGCCGGGTGAGCCTGTGGAGCGCCGCGGCGGAGCAGCTCTTCGGCTGGCAGGCGGCCGAGGTGATCGGGGGGCCGCCCCCCACCATCCCGCCGGAGCGGGCGGAGGAGTTCGCGGCCATCCTCGCGGGGCGCACCGAGCCGCTGCTCGGCCTCGAGACCCTGCGCTGGCGGCGCGACGGCACCCGCATCGACGTGGTGCTGCACACCTGGCCGCTGCGCGACGCCGACGGCAGCTTCGCCGGCTCGGTGGCCGCGCTGCAGGACATCACCGAGCGCAAGCGCGCCGAGCAGCTGCAGGCGGCGCTGTTCCGGATCTCGCAGGCGGCGCTGCTGGCGGAGGACCTCGACAGCCTCTACGCCGCGATCCACGGCATCGTGAGCGGGCTCATGCCGGCGCGGAACCTCTTCATCGCCCTCTACGACCGCGCCACCGACACCCTGAGCTTTCCCTACTGGGTGGACCAGCACGACCCCCGCCCCGCCCCGCGGCGGGCCCGGAACGGGCTCACGGAGTACGTGCTGCGCAGCGGGCGCCCGCTGCGCGACCGCCACACCACCATCGGCTCGCTCGAGGCGCGCGGCGACGTGGAGGTCGTCGGGACCCCCGCCGCCGACTGGCTCGGCGTGCCGCTGCAGGTCTCGGGCACGGTCATGGGCGTGCTGGTGGTGCAGAGCTACGACCAGGGGGTGCAGTACACCGACCGCGACCAGGACATCCTGGAGTTCGTGTCCAACCAGGTGGCGATGGCCATCGACCGGCGCCGCGCCGCGGCCGACCAGCAGGCCACCGCCGTGGAGCTCGAGGCGCTGTTCGCCGCCATGCCCGACGTGATCGTGGTCTTCGACCGCGACGGCACCTTCCTCAAGGTGGCCCCCACCCGGCAGGAGTACCGCTTCAGCTCCCCCGAGGAGGTGATCGGCAAGCGGATGGCGGAGGTGCTGCCCCCCGCGCTCGCGGCGGAGGCCACGCTGGCCGTCCGCACCGCGCTGGAGCGGCGCGAGGCAGTGACCATCGAGTACGAGCTGCCCATCCGCGGGGTGCCGCACTGGTTCTCCG
Proteins encoded in this region:
- a CDS encoding phosphatidate cytidylyltransferase, which gives rise to MNFPQLTPQVRAVMGGILALLVVATAVTAWLQRRGPAEKYTELRQRVNSWWVMVAVFAIAIMIDRTLSVAFFGLVSFLALKEYLSLIPTRRADRRVLFWAYLSIPLQYYWVARGWYGMFIVFIPVWVMLLVSARMVLIGETKDFLRAVGTIQWGLMLMVFAISHVPYLLMLWPAGGAALVLYLVMLTQLNDVAQYIWGKSFGRRKVVPTVSPNKTVAGLVGGICTTTVLAVLLAPLLTPLDRFDSIAAGLLIGAGGFLGDTTIGALKRDLGVKDAGTMIAGHGGVLDRINSLTYTAPLFFHFLRFYYF
- a CDS encoding CDP-alcohol phosphatidyltransferase family protein; amino-acid sequence: MASIYDLKPKFQALLRPLTRALFGMGVTANQVTVFAALLSALTGLALLLHPAARWPLLLVPAVLFARMALNAIDGMLAREHGQKSRLGAVLNELSDVLADAALYLPFGAVPWVSPRLVVGIVVLAIVSEMAGVVGVQIGASRRYDGPMGKSDRAFAFGLLALLLGLGVPAGRWINVGLAVVALLAAVTIVNRCRRALAEGTA
- a CDS encoding DUF4105 domain-containing protein, with the protein product MALLVVAAGVVLAFRRPSAERRWAEDQSVLPEAVFEGSRVTIRGVRDFRWTSATAYTAAWEDRSYDLDQVATAWYVLVPFSEKWRGPAHAFVSFGFDDGRYLAISVEARREAGESYGVLAGMLRRFELLYVVGDERDLIGRRAVYDGNDVFLYPVRADRAVVRAVLVAMLERANALRQRPEFYNTFTNNCTLNLVRHVNALSPGRIPGSWRIVLPGYSDEVALGLGLIDSTGPVAAARERFRINARARAALDAPDFSRRIRE
- a CDS encoding aminotransferase class V-fold PLP-dependent enzyme; protein product: MASRRSFLAGALSAAAVPAFRPDALRRVLDVGPTAGRPDDEDFWGEIQRAFDCDRSIVNLNNGGVSPSPTHVLDQMIRDLRFSNELPVIHMWQTLEPRIESVRRELAREFGCDPEEMAITRNASEANETMILGLDLKAGDEVIVTNQNYGRMITAWEQRVRRDGIVLKQVSVKLPPPSAEYIVEQFKAAVTPRTRVIEVTHITNLSGQIMPVRALVEWCRPRGIEVFVDGAHAFAHFPFTRDELGCDYYGTSLHKWLLAPIGTGFLYVRKARQKQLWPLMAAPESMDENIRKYEEIGTHPAANHNAISVALAFHQAIGGERKVARLRYLRDRWAKRVTRESDRCRVLTPLDSPLGAGIGLVHVEGLDPNRLVGWMMEKHKIVVTPIVHAEFNGLRVTPNVYTTTREVDLFAEKLLAAVREGIS
- the efp gene encoding elongation factor P codes for the protein MGIIASEMRKGMCLLYEGEPCRVLDFHHHTPGNLRAMVQAKLRKLRTGTQFEHRFRSTDTVEVADLETHTLEFLYAGGDSYHFMNTENFDQLEMSDEDLGDSAQWVAPGMKIIAEFFNGRPIGIQLPNAMVFEVVETNPVMKTATKSASFKPAKLDNGAMINVPEFIQTGEKVRVNPTTGEYIDRAK
- a CDS encoding HD domain-containing protein, with translation MSDPVKFLTSLGQALSATSLYRDGHPARERALDQAWRQLEELQRFDPSPHFSFLEDEVLYRQQALRDFKAWDWARRLTKAGVQRVEFDRDATREDLATFLAEVHKKVATGEDDSSEARQLRRPSIRFGNLSLRGATADIAVEVAEDAAVPYTLDDEIEAVGWIHHEVEQTEDLPLAEANAVVRSLSLAMHSQSRMLLPLLQLKNYDQYTTTHATNVSVLSMALAEYIGLSAKDVREFGIAGLLHDLGKVRVPKEILTKRGALTDQELGCCAATRWTAPG